AAGACAACCTTTACACTTTGAGGCCGGAAAAACTGGAGTATTATACGAGGTATCTTGAGAAACGGAATGTTCCAGACAGAAGTCTTCcagctgtgcaagcaaagtgCTTCTTAATATACAAGAGGTGAAACTAATTGCTGTTCAAGTTTAACATGTATCCTGTATCCTGTTTAAGGAATGGCATTCATTATTTCCTTTAAATATCCCAAGGTTATTGCTATATTTACAACTAGATAAATTAACAATTAAAAGTGGCATGgttccagggtccctggttaaAATCCCGAGCTTGGGCTACTTTCTACTTTCCTATGTTCATTTTATCCCTAGGTTttttccacctcccaaaaaacatgcatgtaggtgGCTTGGCTAGATTAGATTGCCCTAGgtatgtattaatgtgtgtgtgcatggtgtgctGTAATGGACCACTGTAATGGACTGCATCCTATCCAGAATGAATTTCTTCCTCGCACCCAATGTTCCTACTATGGGTTccggggagaagaagaaaggaagaagagaggggagaaaaaaaagaagaaagaaaaggagcatTGGACCTGTAAATTCTAGTAACAAAGTTACTGaaattacattacatcacatttatggtatttggcagacacccttatccagagtgacttacacttatctcattcatacatctgagcaattgagggttaagggccttgctcaagagcccaacagtttggtgatgctggggtttgaactcacaaccttctgagcagtagaccaacaccatacccactgagctaccaccgcCCTTTAAATTTAAATGCATCAATTCTTGATAGGTTGAACCACTTATTTCACCTTCACTGAAAGACTTGTATGTCTTTAATATTTGGAAAAACAATCCCCCAAACGGCACATTTACAGTTGGCATTACACACTGAAGTAGAGAATGTTTACCAGGCCTCCACTAAACGAAGACTTCTCCAGTAGACTGCTGCAGAGTGAAGCAATAGACCAATCATCAGTCCAGAGAAAGTCTTTCCAATAGTTCAGTGGTGATAATTTATACCACTCTGGTTCACATTTGAAATTGTGCTTGTTGATTTTAGGCTTCTGGGCAGCTGCTTAGCCATGGAAACCAATGTTGTTTAACTCCCACCGAACAGCTATTGTGCTGATGCTGCTtgcacaagctgtttggaactCAGTACTGACTCAGCCAAGGTTCTGTGAATTTGCTCTGGACCACTTTGTGGATAAGTTGTCATAAGTCCTACTACAGTAGacatttaaaatgacaataacatTAATTATTGTTGACCATATGCCACATTATGGTGGTCCCATGGTTAAAGTTACTGAGCTCCCCCATTGTATTGCCAAgttgttatatttttttttaatatatattttatatatatatatatatatatatatatatatatatatattatatatatatatatataatgtgttaaATTATATGCAATGGTATCAAGAATGGGTGTACATTAACAGCTTAATTCAATAATTACCATTAAGACATCCCTGGTAATATATACCTTTGGCCATGTAATGTATTTGATGAAAGACTAAATGGAAATTCTGATATATATGAAATACATATTGGTGAACAGTATTCTACGTAAGGGACTTAGTAGACCCACagcatacatttaaaatcaaaaCACAGCCTTAAAACAGTTTCAAAGTTAAGTAAAGATCAATTTGTAATGTCCATCTTACATGGTTACAAGTGGGAATGCTGAAAAACTGCATGTTTTCAAAGTCAACAAAGTCTCTAATGTTAGCATAATTACTCTTCTAATATTAGCATAATCTAAGCAAAATTACTGATTaggtaacttttttttactttcagacAGTTACGAAACCAACACATCTGCACACCATTCAGACTGACACATGGATAAAAATAGGTTCGTCTAACTGGTAACCATTCCATCAGCACCCGCTGTTTCCAAACCACTACTAGGAAAGTATGAACTTGCATCAAAAGTGCCTAGCTTTAGCATACCACATCCACAGTTGTGTCTGCCATCACCTTCCAGCAAGACTAAGTTTTCCGGCTAAAATCATTTGATTCTTCTAAAGGAAATATGAGACAATCTTCAAACAATCTTTACACAAGCTCAatgatatataaaattaaatatgatcCAGTTGTTCCCTCTTGTAACAGCTTGGCAAATAGAACTTACAATTTGGTGTAATGTGTGCTGAAATAACTGCTGAACAGACTTTTCTTTTTGACCACCCTGTGAATATAGATGGCCAGTAGCTGACTCAGAACCCTATTTGCCAACTGTGCAGAACAGTTTAGCAAATATACTACACAAGCTGACTGTTAGCCAAATATCAAAGCAGAAAAGCCATACCATACATGGTATCGAATCAATGACTAAGTGATGTATGAGAAGGATTTTAGGACTAGAAGCCTGCATGTATGATTCATTGAAGGATTGGTGATGTAGGCGGCTTTGGTTGTAGTTTACTCCTCTTGTAGAGAATTTACAAGAGCTAAAAAAGGCAACCCAGtcttatataaaaaataaaggtagAGAGGGCATGGAGACTAACCCATTCCAACGTTCCCAGGCGTGCCATCAGACATGCTGCCATCCGGCGCCATCCGgcacccccccgcccccagtTCCAGATGTACCACCAACCTGCTTGCACACCAAAAAGACACCAACTGCACTCACACAGAAATTGATTACTCTAGATTAAACTCTACAATGACAACTGAAGTTTACTTCAGTGGTTAATCTTTACTAACCACTGATTGcagtttactgttttattttaaataagttgTTATAATAAGTTGTCAACTAGCACCTGAACAACAATCATTTCAAACTGTGGAAGTAGCATTAACAGTTTTAAAATTGGTTGGAGagcttttttgtatttaaaactaGGATTAAGTTTAGGTTTAAAGGCTGAAATCTCATTCTTAAAACACTGAGCATTAATTAAGTAGAAAACTTGGCATCACCCAGCAGGTTTTTTTCTCTAGGAAGCAGTATTTAAAGCTAAAGTCGTCTCCCATTCCACTGCTACTTTTTTATATAGCTCCATGGTGGCTTTTGCGTCTTCTACTGAAGAGTGGCCTCTCTTTCCCATCTGAGGACACAAGACGGGATTTTTAGTGAAAGCCTCAAAACAAGATTAATACAATGTAGCTTTAAATCAAATCGATACATTTGGCTAGGGTTTTTACAAAACCAGGTTAGCTGAAGCTGCATCGTTCACTTGGATGGAGGATAAGAACATCTACATTTCCTGAATTAGTGTAGTAATAAAGGACAAAGTGGCACATAGAAAACTACCAAAACTACATAGACCCATCAGTAGAAGAGGCAGCAAAACTGAGAATGCATTAAGCTGATAATGATTAGATTATAACTATCCCCAAAATATTTGCTTATTTGATTACACAGAATTAATGGTCGGGTTTTTCTACAGACTCTTTGTGTTCTTTAATGTCCAACAAACCTGTATATCCATGTTCAAGAGAATCTTTGTGAGGGTCTTCAGAGAGGCAGACTTGTTCTCTGGAAGATCAGCTTTCCGATTCAGGATGGGACTGCGTGAGGTGTCTCGCACGAGGTGGACAGGATGGAAATAGTGCAAAACCTTAAAATCATTATGGACAGCATGGCCCACAACCACTTTCCCTGTGAGGATATTTACAATCTGTGGGTAGATGTGTATTTGGAATTACTGCTCTACATATTGAAAATTTAAGGAGAAATACATTGCAGCTCATCATGTTGCCAATTTTGAAGCAATTAAGAAGATATGACAGTGCTTTACTACTTTACCTCTCTCTGGGCCTGTTTGAAGGGTGTTGCATTATGGAGATCTCGCCATCTCACTCCACTCCAGGGAGTGCGAAGATCTGTAACTGGATTAACAGGCTTGATGAACTTGTCATAAATTACATCCCCATCATAGGAGACTATGCTGCAGCGGGCCAGCTCACTGCAATGACCTTTGAGCCCTGTCCCTACCATCTCACAGTCAAGGGCTACATATTTCATCGGGTTGTGCAGTACTGAACTGAATCCTACTCTAGATGTTGACTTTGAAGGCACTGTGAATTCCTTGATGGTCGCAGAGTTCCCATGGTGGGCTTGCATGAAATTGGGGGAATTTGCAGACAATTCGGGCTGTAGAGTAGTAAATTTTGGGAAAACAGCACTGGCTTGTGAATGGTCCCTTCTTTTCCAATGCAAATGATTCTTTGTGCATTTTCCTTTTTGACTGttatttgtgttttgctttttattcaGCAAACCCTTACGCTCCAGGTAGCGCCTCTTTCTATTGAACTGTTCGTGTTTGGCATTTCCACTGGCTTTCTCTTGGCACTCATTACGGCCAGGGCCACTGAAGTCCAAGTTAAGATTAATTCCTGACATACTTCAAGACAACAAATATTTCCAAGGAATAACTGCAATGTTACAAGAAGTTCTCTTCATTACAGGGTAGAGCTGTTCAGTCCAGTAGTGATACTCAGCCGAACTGTTTATTTAGCCCCTGCATGTGGATGTTCTGTGCAtcttgaaaagaaagaacagcaCAATATTAATAAGACTGtaataaatgatatatttatttattttgctatttaTTAGACTAGACTGTAGAAAGCTAGTTTGAGTTAAAGTGTTATATTTGGTGTGTAGAGCAGTGAACACTACTGGATATCACTGATATGACAGGGTTAGGTATAGCTTCACTGCAGCATAATTCAAAAGAgttctttcacacacattcacaatgaaTATCAAGCATTTCCAACCCATCACAACATTAGatggaaaatatttttagtCAAAATCTTATTCAGTATATCAGCAAAGCATAAGGTGATTTAAAagcaaatacaaatataaactctGCCTTCAGCTGATAAATTTACTTGTACAAGTTACTAGTGTGCGTTATTTTAGGTATGCAGCAATGCTGATACTGGTATGTATATTTAATCATACTtgttaaaactaaataaataaacaaacaaacaaacaaacaatgtgcACATGTGCACTTCATTTGCCCCCTCTCAGCAGGTCTACAATTTGCTCAGGAGTCAAGGGGCGATTCATGGCACCTTGCACTCATTTTTAACAACCAGGATCACTGATACGGCACTGTGTGCCCGGGTCGGCCAACCATAAAACTTAGCCTGAGGAATTCATTAGTAGCAGCACATGGCAGCATCCAGCATAAACAGacctaaataaaatattccatgATGCCTCTGACTGATTAATACTAAGTAGGGAAAGTAGCAGTTACTATTTAGTAAATCAGTATCAGAAGCAACGAGTACCAAAGAATATATACTGATATTcaataaaaaattgtattgaTTCAACCCTAGCTTCTCTAACACTATACTACTTAATTCACTTTAGTATAATCAAATACAAACATACTTCAACAATAACATTTGACTATTTTGTCATATGTAGCCCAATAACTCATGAATTGAAAAAACACCTCTGTGTATTATGGTTTACTGTCAACTTTAACCTAAAGATATTTTAATTAACCTTAAGCAAGCAATCCAAACTAGGGCATCCAAAGTATTAGACTTTTTCAAAAGAGATATGTTCATACCTGAGCATGTTGCTTATGTGCCATGAGAGTTGATTTAACAGAGGCCATATGTAATTACAAGAAAATCTAGCTAAATGATCAGTGATGCAGCAGAAATATGAAGAAAGTTAAAATCAACAGAGGAAGACTTTTGGTACATGACAAATGagctaaaacaacaacaattaggATTAGGAAATGTAGTAGTAGGAAGAGTAAACTGCTGATTATTGATTTAGTCCTGTATACTGAACCAGCTAACTTGCTGGATTTAAAAGAGATCATCTAGGCCCAGTTGTTCAGAAGTAATCTAATCAGATTTCAGCTATCGGATTGGATGTAATCTTGAAAATGAGTAACTTGTGATCTGGATTAAACCTTTAGTATGTGTTCTTCAAAACTATTTGGTAGGATTGGCATACCCGTTATCCAAAAAAATCAGGTCTATCTTGATTCCAGCAGAAAGGTGGATTCAGGGAGGATTTCAGGAAAATTAGTTATAAATCTTTAAAAGTGGtcaaaaaaatgcaacaaaaatttacacttgatttgtttaacaGTTACACTGATAAAGTATACTTTAGACTACCAATCAGGGTGATCTAATCCAATGGTGCTTCGGAAAAAAGGTAAAATGGATTATTGATCCTGGATagcaaaacattttcaaatcCGGATCATTCTGATCCAGATGAAACTTTTTGAACAACTGGGCCCTAGAGACCGAATAGTTGCACTAATCAAAccataaatgaaacaaacacaGGGACGCTAACGTTAAATTTCTAGGGAACAAATCTTTCGACTGTTGTCTGTGTATTTAGCTTTCAATCTAATTTATCTCGGTATGTCTATTCTAACACActgcttaattattattattattattattattattattattattattatttacaacaaaaataaatataggtAAAATCGGCATtaagttttttaaatgaacacagtACCTTCCATATGCACGAGTCGGGTTGGATGCACTTCCGGGTTGGAGGGCAGTCTTTCCTCATAGGCCGAATCCCAAACAAGCCCTTACTTCAtatataagtgcactacatagggatTGAAATAACAACTTATACACCTTATGTAGTGCATATATTTAAGCCACTGGGGCTCGATATGGGATTGAACCACAGTTTAAGCAACGCTAGCTAGTTGTAATTGCAAGCATTTGTCCAGAGGCTCTTTGATAATAAAGTAGATTCTTGATATTGTCAGGAAGACTGAGATGTGAAAATGTTTTCGGTTACACTTTCAGAGCAGCAGCAGAAGGACTTAGCGAAGAGCCTTGTATTGTTCCTGTCGAGATATAAGCACATATCCGACTCTTACATTATTGTAATGATCACTTTTTAAAACcagaattattaaaataaatgtcttttctgtttttatttcctctctttGTTCCATAACAATTTATTCTTGCTGAATGTCTGTGCCTCCAGTGGTGCTTTAAGTGACTTGTACAGTATCTGGGACTATGCTGCTGGTAAAGCTTTATAATTCCTCTACTGGTGGACCATTATTTACTGTCTTATTTATTCTCAGGAGTTTTTCAGTGAGAACCTGTGGGAAACACTACCTGAAGGATGGCAGAAAGCTTTGCAAGATTTATCACCACCTCAGGTAGCAGACCTGCTGCTGgaaagagagatgaagaacAGAGTGTAAGTATAAActagtatatactatatataggctatataacacacatacatacacacacacatatgtatgtatgtgtgtatatacatatatatacacacacacacacacacacacagaatcccgcctccaccctgtatgGATGGAGTTCgcctgttctccctgtgctttggggtttcctctggctactccagtttcctcccccagtccacagacatgcgttgtaggctgattgtcatttccaTATTGTacgtagtgtgagtgtgtgtgagcttgtgccctgtgatgggttgcaccctgtccagggtgtcccctgccttgtgcccagagttccctgtgATAGACTACAGGCTCTCCGATATGGAAGATGGCTAGATGGATTAAAGAagatataatacaatatacacaAATCGGTGTATTGTCAGCCTGCTGCACTCTCAGGAGTAGTGATATTGCGCATGTGCTGTCCAGAAATCGTGTATTGTGGAGAAACTTTCCAATATTAAACCAACCTAATAGATTCAAACATAATAGAGTATTTACATTGCTATGACTACAAACTATAGGGTTTGTACATAACATAATATCAAAATTCAAATAACAGCTAATCAGATAACTGGTTATGtaaaaagcctttaaaaaaCAGACATGTTAGCTGTAATTACTCTGCTGTACTAAAGACCTCGCTTATTAGTTGTAAGCCAATGCAACCTACTTCATACActttaaacattataataatcCTTCAGCTATTTTCTGTTACTGTGCACATAGCAGTAAGAGATAAACACAGTTACAAGACTGCAGTATTGTATACTAGGTTAGTGTGTGCTAGCCAGCCACGTGTAGTGTTGTTAGTGCTGTTCACTGTGTGttactcacacatgcacattatCACTTATACTAAAAGCGCAGTAGACTGAGAGTGCGGCATCTCTGAAGGCTGCAGCATGTCCGGCtgggctgattttttttctagtcCAGATTGTAGATGATTGCTGTGTTAGGTGGTTATATAGAATGAAACCTGCCTAGATCGCTGATGCATCTATAACACGTCATTGGTACCGATTGAGAAGACACACGTGAAATAGAATCATAAGTGTGATGAACATGAATGAGGTggattgtttaattttttttcccctaaaatgcaTTTGGATGAGAATTTAAAAGTAGTTAGATTAGACACAATGTCCAGTCAAAGTAGAAATTACACATGTGGACATATGACAGAACAGTAAGTTTAGCATTTGTTTGGGTTGAACCAAAACATTTTTAGAACGTCATATCATTCATAAATGTGCCTGTATGTCTTTATgtttttacgtgtgtgtgtaatagtttgcTCTACATCATTCTTATTTATTCCATGGATGACACCTCATGATATAATGTATGATATAAACTTTAATTGTTTCATTGTGGAGCTATTGACAGATTTTATCTCTCCCATCTAATATCATGACCATCCATCACTGAgtataaacaattatttcattttagtaGCTTCTGAGTTGACtttattataaaatagcacagtaaaaatattcctttaataaacaaacacaataaacacattaaTTTTGATGCAATGTTGTGTTTAATTACACTTTGACCATTTTTTTTAGCTACCCTTCAGTGTGGCCTCTATCTTTACTGGCACTACGGGCCACAGCTCACATACTGGCATTTCCTCGGATGCCTCCAGCCCACCGCTCCGAGGACACAGTAAAGCCAGTTGAATTTCACTCTAACAACAGTCAAAGTTCTCTGCTTGGTCATATCTTCCGTAAACATGTGAAACCCAAGAAACAACATGAGATTCGTAAGCTTGGCATGGTAAATTTGGCTCCAGTACCGACTTAATTATTACCGAtaatatgtgtgtttatttgccgttatttcatgaacataaaaattatttttcaccACTTTATTTCAGTTAGTTAAGCAGCTGTGTGACCAGACCCAGTGTAGCAGTGTGGTTGATGTTGGGTCTGGGCAGGTAAATCTTCTATCACTTGATGGTTGATTTTACTTTGGTTTATACTGACAAAGATTTGCATGCTCACCAAACATCTGAACCATGGTTTACAGAAAATCAAGTGTCACTGTCAAGTGAATCatcatttaatgttgttgtgaATACAAATTTACAATCTCACACCAACGTAATACTGTGAAAGAGACCGAGGATTGTCACTGTGGTTCAGTTAGTTTCATTTGTGACATTCAGTGATTTTAGACTAATTGATTAACATTTCAATGGATGGTGTTTGCCAATACAGTCCCACAGATTCCCAACAGTATGACCACAAAGAATGATACATACCAACTGTTCTGTGAAATTCAACATATGAAATTGTTTGTATTAATACAGAAGAATAATTTAACAAttgaaaataaatcagatttaatttcatttaattttacaggccaagagtttcagttaatgtccacatcaaacatcagaatggggaaaaagtttGATTTCTGTGACTTAAAGCAGATCTCCttttccacacacaacagtttctagagtttacacagaatggtgctaaaaacaacaacaataacaaaaaacacagtgagggacagttctgtgggtgaaaatgcctgttgtagcccatccaacttaaggttcaatgttttgtgcatgctgagatgcttttctgctcaccatgcttgtaaagagtgattataatGAGTtattactatatccttcctggctcaaactaatctggccattttcctctgacctctcttatcagcAGAGTGTTTCTGCCCACATAACTGTCCCTCActcagtgctttttgttttttgcaccatcttCTGTAAACTCTATTGCagaggtgtccaatcttatccggaaagggccggtgtgggtgcaagttttcattccaaccaagcagaagtcaCACCTGAggctattgaaagccaagatcaactgattaaacaggttgAATCAGGTgcggctcctgcttggttggaatgaaaacctgcacccacaccggccctttgcggataagattggacccCCCTGccctagagactgttgtgtgtgtgaaaatcccaggagatcagagtgagcagtttctgaaatattcatacCAGCCCATCCGGCACAAACAGCCATGCCActgttaaaatcacagagatcaaactttccccccattctgatgtttcatgtgAACCTTAACTGAAGGtgttgacctgtatctgcatgattttatgcactatTAATGCATTTATGCTGCTGTCGCCACAAGACTGGCTGATGGGataagtgcataaatgaacaggtgtacctaataaaatggacagtGTGTATATTCACTGTATTAACTGGTGGTTAACAACTCTAGCATTCCATATTTTCTACAATAAAAATGAACTAGCATGGCCTACAGTGGTGAAGCAACATCTATGAgaactaataaaatgtccacCAAATTCCTGATGACTCGAAGAACAACCTCATGTGAAAGCAATATGGtgcagtttaattttatttgcaattttaTTTGAAGTTTTTACAGTGGatagttctggtccactaatttgattggataaTTTCAGTGTTTGCATCAGTCCGCTTATCTTTGTTCACTACAAAATTCAAATTGTAGCAACGGTTTTATTACTCTGAAACCATCAGTCAGTCTGTCCCTCTGTCCAGTTGTGGGTTTTTTGCTAACTATTTTCGatgacagcaaaaataaaatacattcgGCTATATTGCGACAGAAAAGTCagttaatcattattattcttattcatcattatcattctttcttattatttatagaactgttgAATCAAAGCCATATTACATTCACAATTGTGCTGTTGTACTATATATCAGCACGAAAATCACagctgtgctgatattcagtacaataGCATTCTTGCTTGTATGACATTACttaagtgaaacaaaacaaaccaaatgaataaaatgttcaaactCTGTAGCAAACATTAGTAAACTAGACGTGAAAACAagcaaataattatttatttgtaattttgaGTCTGTCATACTTTTGGACAGTTGAGAACGCCACTAAGTATCTTATTTCATTATAGGGCCATTTGACCCGTTTCCTGTCATTTGGACTTGGTCTGGATGTTAATGCTGTTGAGGCTGATCCCAATCTAGTTTCCATGGCCTTTAAATTTGATGGACAGCTCCTGTCGACTCTTGCCAAAGAGAGTCGTAAGGTATTTTTTAATCAGCACATTATGTTTCATCTATAGGTTAACAGAGGGAAGTAAATACTCTGTGACTGCATTtgcaatttttcacattttcagacAGGCGTGGCTCACACAACACCTGATCCTATACCCCGGCACGTAGTTGGCTGGGTCAACCCCAGAGACACCTGGGAGACTTTCCTTCAGCAGCTGGAGCAGATGGAGAAAAACTGTGAGAGTTACCCAGCCACAGCAAGACCATGTAAAAAGAGACAGCGGGTATCGATGACATCAGGCAAGGAATGTGAGCTTGAAACAGAGCTCCTTTGTGGAAGCCAGCATTTGTGCGCAGGGGAATGCAGTTTGGTAGCTTCTGCTGAAGAGAATTCAGCTAAGTCTGTTCTTCAGCAACATGAAAAGGAAAGCAATGACTGTGTAGCTCTGCCAGACACTGTGATGGCAGAAAATCGCCCTCAAGCTGGTTTTGGATGGACTTCATCCATGCATTCTGAGACTTGTTCTAGTGTTAAAGAACCAATGTGGTCAGATTTTGTACTGACTGGACTTCATGCTTGCGGTGACCTTAGTGCTACTCTCCTCCGCCATTTTGCCAACTGCCCCCATGTCCGAGGAATCACCTCTGTAGCATGCTGCTATATGAAAATCACTACCAAGGAGAACCCTACGCCTCCTGGAGTCATCCTACCCACTCTGTCTGATAACACAGCTGAAGTATCACAATCAGAATATGGCTACCCAATGAGCAAGTGGGTGAGACGGTTGCCAGGACACGAGCTATCGTATAAGGCCCGTGAGGGAGCGTGCCATGCACTCGAAGACTATCTCCATAGGTTGAGAGATGAGAGCTCATTGCTGAAAATGCACTGCTACCGAGCAGCCCTGGAGGTTATCATCAGAGCAGAGAGGCCTCAGCTACGCAGAGCAGGCATCCAGACCATTAAAAAAGCCCATACACTACCTTTCGCTGAGTCAGTATCATTCCAACATTCATATTAACAATATGGGGTTGTGTAGTAATAATAAGTCAAGAAGACTGATCTTGTTCTTTAACGTTGATGATGTTTTACTACTTCTTCAGACACACCTCAGCAAAAATGCAGACCTTTGTGCATGTTGTGTAGGAGCTCCACATTTTAACACTGGTGTCCTTTGCTATAAGTTTTCACTCAAAAATGCACCAAGGAAAGTGATTAAAAatgctgtttgtgtttctgctTTGGTCAGCACAGACCTGTTCACACAGTGCGGTCAAGCAAAGGGAGGTAGATACTGAAGTGCACCTATATATGGTGATGTGTACACTAGAAAAGTTTACATGCCCACTTTCTTATTAATTGATGTACATATTTTTCCtagaatagaaagaaagaaagctttcCCTACATGAGCCTGGGGGTTACCACAAAACCCTGTAAATATGGACATGCTAACAACTTCTAGTGATTTGTGAAATGACTATATTGAAATTGTCCTTTCACATCCCATTATTCATCTTCAGGGTTGGCAGGTCTGAAAATGTCTACCAAGTTTGTATGACAGATCCATAACCTGGACTAATTACTAAAATAACCACTTATTTGCTACACAAAAAACGGTGCTTTGTTTTGGGATAAGGATGATTTTTGCCAGGATCACAGTTTAGTACAAGCACATTCTCACAGTCTCTGAGAAACCATGCCACAATATTTTTGGTCATGGTTTTCCCATCCTTTGACACAGCAATAAGctctgttttctttgtttttataggTATGCCCGTCTGGGGCTCGCGCGTGTTGGCTTGCCTGCTGACCTGACTTTTGACCCTGTCAGTGTGGAAGGCCTGCTGGAGCAGCAGGGCAGAGTGGTGGTATATTTCAGCCTGGCTCTGCTGCTGGCTCTGGTTGTGGAGACTCTGGTCCTTCT
This Ictalurus furcatus strain D&B chromosome 1, Billie_1.0, whole genome shotgun sequence DNA region includes the following protein-coding sequences:
- the isg20l2 gene encoding interferon-stimulated 20 kDa exonuclease-like 2; this translates as MSGINLNLDFSGPGRNECQEKASGNAKHEQFNRKRRYLERKGLLNKKQNTNNSQKGKCTKNHLHWKRRDHSQASAVFPKFTTLQPELSANSPNFMQAHHGNSATIKEFTVPSKSTSRVGFSSVLHNPMKYVALDCEMVGTGLKGHCSELARCSIVSYDGDVIYDKFIKPVNPVTDLRTPWSGVRWRDLHNATPFKQAQREIVNILTGKVVVGHAVHNDFKVLHYFHPVHLVRDTSRSPILNRKADLPENKSASLKTLTKILLNMDIQMGKRGHSSVEDAKATMELYKKVAVEWETTLALNTAS
- the mettl25b gene encoding protein RRNAD1 isoform X1: MFSVTLSEQQQKDLAKSLVLFLSRYKHISDSYIIEFFSENLWETLPEGWQKALQDLSPPQVADLLLEREMKNRVYPSVWPLSLLALRATAHILAFPRMPPAHRSEDTVKPVEFHSNNSQSSLLGHIFRKHVKPKKQHEIRKLGMLVKQLCDQTQCSSVVDVGSGQGHLTRFLSFGLGLDVNAVEADPNLVSMAFKFDGQLLSTLAKESRKTGVAHTTPDPIPRHVVGWVNPRDTWETFLQQLEQMEKNCESYPATARPCKKRQRVSMTSGKECELETELLCGSQHLCAGECSLVASAEENSAKSVLQQHEKESNDCVALPDTVMAENRPQAGFGWTSSMHSETCSSVKEPMWSDFVLTGLHACGDLSATLLRHFANCPHVRGITSVACCYMKITTKENPTPPGVILPTLSDNTAEVSQSEYGYPMSKWVRRLPGHELSYKAREGACHALEDYLHRLRDESSLLKMHCYRAALEVIIRAERPQLRRAGIQTIKKAHTLPFAEYARLGLARVGLPADLTFDPVSVEGLLEQQGRVVVYFSLALLLALVVETLVLLDRMLYLQERGFQSQLIPLFDPVLSPRNLVLVAVKPKEDRR
- the mettl25b gene encoding protein RRNAD1 isoform X2, with protein sequence MFSVTLSEQQQKDLAKSLVLFLSRYKHISDSYIIEFFSENLWETLPEGWQKALQDLSPPQVADLLLEREMKNRVYPSVWPLSLLALRATAHILAFPRMPPAHRSEDTVKPVEFHSNNSQSSLLGHIFRKHVKPKKQHEIRKLGMGHLTRFLSFGLGLDVNAVEADPNLVSMAFKFDGQLLSTLAKESRKTGVAHTTPDPIPRHVVGWVNPRDTWETFLQQLEQMEKNCESYPATARPCKKRQRVSMTSGKECELETELLCGSQHLCAGECSLVASAEENSAKSVLQQHEKESNDCVALPDTVMAENRPQAGFGWTSSMHSETCSSVKEPMWSDFVLTGLHACGDLSATLLRHFANCPHVRGITSVACCYMKITTKENPTPPGVILPTLSDNTAEVSQSEYGYPMSKWVRRLPGHELSYKAREGACHALEDYLHRLRDESSLLKMHCYRAALEVIIRAERPQLRRAGIQTIKKAHTLPFAEYARLGLARVGLPADLTFDPVSVEGLLEQQGRVVVYFSLALLLALVVETLVLLDRMLYLQERGFQSQLIPLFDPVLSPRNLVLVAVKPKEDRR